A stretch of Bombina bombina isolate aBomBom1 chromosome 2, aBomBom1.pri, whole genome shotgun sequence DNA encodes these proteins:
- the LOC128647968 gene encoding cytochrome c oxidase subunit 5B, mitochondrial → MASRLLLRNAARAFTRIGAVRASAPTRSMSAGGIPTDEEQATGLERKIMTATEKGSDPYSIFKPQHYAGTKEDPNIVPSITNKRIVGCICEEDNTSVVWFWLHDGEAQRCPSCGSHYKLVHHHLPH, encoded by the coding sequence ATGGCTTCAAGGTTACTGCTCCGAAATGCTGCTCGGGCCTTCACCCGTATTGGGGCTGTACGCGCCTCTGCTCCAACCCGTAGCATGTCTGCTGGAGGTATCCCAACAGATGAGGAACAGGCCACTGGTTTAGAGAGAAAGATAATGACAGCAACGGAGAAAGGCTCTGATCCATACAGCATTTTTAAACCACAACATTATGCAGGAACCAAGGAAGATCCAAACATTGTCCCTTCCATAACCAACAAACGGATAGTGGGCTGTATCTGTGAAGAAGATAACACGTCTGTTGTGTGGTTCTGGTTGCATGATGGAGAAGCTCAGCGTTGCCCATCCTGTGGTTCCCACTATAAACTTGTACATCACCACCTCCCCCACTGA